The DNA sequence TGGTCGGCGTGATTTTGGCCTTCGTCGGCGCGGTGCAGCTCCAGAAATTTGGTGCGGATATCTACGTAGCCGATCTGGTGGGCCTGGCGATGGTGCGCGAAATGGGTGCCATCATGACGGGGATTATCATGTGTGGCCGCACGGGGGCTGCCTTTGCCGCCTCGCTCGGCAGCATGAAGGTGTCCGAGGAAATTGACGCGCTCAAAACACTCGGCCTCTCGCCAATGGATTTTCTGGTTCTGCCGCGGATGCTCGCCCTGTGTATCATGATGCCGATGCTGGTGCTGTTTGCGGATTTCATTGGCATACTGGGCGGTATGATAATCGGCACCTCGATGCTGGATGTCACCGTTTCGCAGTTTGTTAATCGCACCATCGGTGCCATCGATCTGGCCAATTTCTCAACCGGCATCATCAAAGCGATTGTGATTGGCTTCATCGTGGCAGGTTCCGGTTGTATGCGGGGCATGCAGTGTGGCAGCAGCTCCGCTGCGGTCGGCCAGGCAACGACGTCCGCCGTGGTGACCGGTATCACGCTGATCATTGTGGCCGACGCGGTCTTTGCGGTGCTGTTTAACATCCTCGGGCTGTAGTTTTTATTACTGGGGTATTGCTGTAGAGCTCGCGCTTGCGCGATGCAGCACCCTGATGGCGGAGAGGCAATGACGGCATCGCGCAATAAGCACGAGCCCTGCAGCCGTGAGAGGCTCATGTCGAACTCATTGTGGTAATGGCTCTGAATCAGGAGAAAACATTGCCGGTGGCGCGGTTCGTGCTGGCGTAAGTAGCTGATTGGATTAGGCTTATTTCATGGGTGCTATTGCTGAAACGGACTCGCACGTAGAAGGCCCCGGGGGATTTCGGGCGTGGATGATTTGGGGCGTGGCCTCGTTGTTCTATCTCTACGAGTTTTTTGTTCGCGTGGCCCCCTCGGTGATGGAGCCGGAGCTGCAGGCCTCGTTCGGCCTGACCGCGGGCGCGCTGGGCGGGGTGCTCGGCATTTACTTTTATATTTACGCGCCGATGCAGCTTTTTGTGGGGCCGGCGTTGGACCGCTTTAGCGCGAAAACGATCCTCGTTCCGGCTTGTTTTCTGTGCGCCGTTGGCTGCATTTTCGTCATGTCCGGTCATCAAAGTTACACCTTGGGACTGGCGCGACTTTGCCAGGGCTTTGGCTCGTCGTTTGCCTTTGTCGGGACCATGTATTTGGCGACACAGTGGTTCCCCCGGCGTCGGCTTGCGCTGCTCTCCGGCCTCACCACTTCGCTGGGTATGCTCGGTGCCATCGTGGGCAACGCCGGCATTGCGGCGGCGGTGTCCGATTTCGGTTGGCGTATTACGATGAAGGACGCCGGTTACTTCGGCTTATTCGTCATGGTGCTGATTCTGTTTATCATTCCGCACCGCCCTCCGCACAAGCAGACCAAGGCACCCGAAAAACTCAGCAAAATGCTGCTCGGCTTGAAGAAGGTTTTGCTTAATCCGCAGACCTGGCTCGCTGGCGTGGTGACCTCCACGCTGTATCTGCCGCTATCGGTGATCGGTGCCTTATGGGGTGTGCAATATATTATGGCGCTAACCGGAGAAACGAAGGTCGAGGCCTCGGGCGCGGTGTCGATGCTTTACGTGGGCTGGCTGGTTGGAAGTCCTTTCGCAGGCTGGTTGTCTGAGCACATCGGGCACCGGCGTTTGTTGCTGGCGGCCTCATCGTTGCTGACCGTTGGCGGCACCTCACTGCTGCTGCTCTTTAAGTCGATGGATTTGTGGGGCGTTTATGTGCTGATGCTCCTGATCGGCCTGGTGTCGAGCCCGCAGGTGATCGGTTTTGTGGCGGCCGTGGAGCACAACGAGCGCAAGTTTAGCGGCACCTCGATCGCCGTTACTAACATGATGGTCATGCTGCTTGGTGGTCTTGGCATGGCGCTTTTTGGCGGGCTGCTGGATTGGTCGGCGGGCTCCGAAGCACTCGGCGATGACGGCCATTATTCAATCAATGCCTATCGCCGCGCGATGGCGATGCTGCCAGTGTGCGCCGCGATTGGTGGGCTGGCCGCCTGGCTGCTCCAGGAAAGCATCGATCAGGAGGCGCACCAAAAAGCGAAAGAAGAAGCTGCCCAAAAGAAGGCGGAGGCCGCAGGGTAGTTACAGAAAATTACCGCCGCGGTCCGCGGCGATTTACGTGGCTGGAGTCCTCATCGGATTCGCCACTTTGCGGAGCGGGTGTCGCATTACTTTGCGGTGCAGAGTCGATCGTGGCCGACATCGGTAGCGGGAAACGCCACTGGCCTTGAGCCTGCTCGGGGTTAACAACGGCACTGGGCTCGCGGACGCCGGTGATCGTGCCCGGTGGCATCTTGTCGGCGTTGGGCGTGATGGCTTCGCCGGGGCCGGGCTGTGTGTCGGCGGTGGATGGCTCATCCACGGCGGCGAGCGCCATGGCGGAAAGGGATTCGTTGACGGGAGGTGTCGCGTTGGTGACCGGCGTCACCGTGGTGATGCTGGCACGCGGAAGATTGTTCGGTTTGGGGGCGGGTTCCGGCGCGGGGGGGAGGCTGTAGTCGAATTCTTTGTCCGACTGGCGGCTGAGCAATTCCTGCTTGCCGCGAATCGCGCTGATC is a window from the Cerasicoccus sp. TK19100 genome containing:
- a CDS encoding MlaE family ABC transporter permease; protein product: MAQTQATAELDVQRAGDSLVLELAGEWKFGAAIPDFSQVESQFGEGKPPSKLAFESSKVTGWDTALMTFLQKVGDLAKLTKTDMDLSGLPNGAEGLLKLATAVPKKEGTGRDQKHEGFFTKVGNATIAFGKELSETIEFIGECTLSLLRFFKGKARFRWTDLWVIVQQTGAEALPIVLLINFLVGVILAFVGAVQLQKFGADIYVADLVGLAMVREMGAIMTGIIMCGRTGAAFAASLGSMKVSEEIDALKTLGLSPMDFLVLPRMLALCIMMPMLVLFADFIGILGGMIIGTSMLDVTVSQFVNRTIGAIDLANFSTGIIKAIVIGFIVAGSGCMRGMQCGSSSAAVGQATTSAVVTGITLIIVADAVFAVLFNILGL
- a CDS encoding MFS transporter translates to MGAIAETDSHVEGPGGFRAWMIWGVASLFYLYEFFVRVAPSVMEPELQASFGLTAGALGGVLGIYFYIYAPMQLFVGPALDRFSAKTILVPACFLCAVGCIFVMSGHQSYTLGLARLCQGFGSSFAFVGTMYLATQWFPRRRLALLSGLTTSLGMLGAIVGNAGIAAAVSDFGWRITMKDAGYFGLFVMVLILFIIPHRPPHKQTKAPEKLSKMLLGLKKVLLNPQTWLAGVVTSTLYLPLSVIGALWGVQYIMALTGETKVEASGAVSMLYVGWLVGSPFAGWLSEHIGHRRLLLAASSLLTVGGTSLLLLFKSMDLWGVYVLMLLIGLVSSPQVIGFVAAVEHNERKFSGTSIAVTNMMVMLLGGLGMALFGGLLDWSAGSEALGDDGHYSINAYRRAMAMLPVCAAIGGLAAWLLQESIDQEAHQKAKEEAAQKKAEAAG